The nucleotide sequence TATCCACAAGCTCTTGCTACAACTTTTATGAGGTTATTTGTAGCGTCAAAATAATTGTGTAATTGCTTTGCGGATTCGTTAATAATAATACGACTACGTAATGATTCTTTTTGTGTAGCTATACCAACAGGGCAATTATTAGATCCGCATGCCCGCATACCTAAACAACCAATAGCTTGCAAAGCAGAATTAGAAACAGCAATAGCATCAGCACCAAGCATCATAGCTTTGGCAAAATCTTCTGCAACGCGTAAACCTCCTGTAATTACTAAAGTAACATCTGTAGCGCCAACTTTATCCATATATTTTCTTGCTCTTGCCAAAGCCGGAATTGTTGGTACATTAATATGATCTCTTAAAATGGTTGGAGCAGAACCTGTTCCGCCACCACGGCCATCAAGGATAATATAATCGACACCAACATCTAAGGCAAATTGAATATCTTTTTCAATATGACTCGCTGCTATTTTAAAACCAATAGGTATTCCTCCTGTACGTTCTCTTACTTTATCTGCAAAGTCCTTAAAATCTTGAACAGTATGAAAATTTGGGTTTGCTGCTGGAGAAATAGCTGTTTCACCTTCTTTAAGCCCACGAACTTGAGCAATTTCTGCACTTACTTTTGATCCTGGTAAATGACCTCCAGTTCCAGTTTTAGCACCTTGACCAGCTTTAAAATGAAACGCTTGTACATTATCAAGTTTATCCCATGTAAATCCAAATTGCGCAGAAGCTAGTTCGTAAAAATATTTTGAATTGTTAGATTGTTCTTCAGGAAGCATACCACCTTCACCAGAACAAATTCCTGTTCCTGCTAGCTCAGCACCTTTTGATAAAGCAATTTTTGCTTCACGAGATAAGGCTCCAAAACTCATGTCACTTACAAAAAGTGGAATATCTAACTCTAATGGCTTCTTAGCATTAGGACCAATGATCACTTTAGTAACAACATCTTCTTCATCTAATAAGGGTCTTGAAGCTAATTGTGCTGGTAAAAACTGAATATCATTCCAATTTGGAAGTGTATTTCTGTCGACCCCCATAGATGCTGAAAACCCATGATGACCAATGTTTTTTAATCCATTTTGAGCTAACTCTTTTATATAATTAGTATAGGGTTCAGTATCTTCAGGATGAGTATCGGCATAAGCACCTAAATATTGATCACGATTAAATGGCTGTGGATGGTTTTCTAAATAGGCATCAATTTCAAATTCATCTACAAAAAGATCATTTCCTTCTATTTTAGTAGAAAACTTATGGAGTACTTCTTTATTATTATATTCTGAAACTCCAGAATCTACACGATAATCCCAACCGTGAACACCACAAATAAGATTATGTCCATCTATATACCCATCAGACATTAAAGCTCCTCTGTGAAGGCATCTCCCATATAAAACAGAAATATCCTCATCAAATTTTACAACAACAAGATCAAGTCCGTTAACTAGAGCATGTACAGGCTTTTTGTTTTCTAATTCTGAGATTTTTACAATGGCTATTGGTTTTTTCATAATGGATATTTCTGATTTTTAAAGTTTTTATATGTTGTTTTGCACTATTAGAATTGTGTTCTATCTAATAGTGTTTTTAATTTTTAGTTGCTATAATATGCTTTACATCATATTTAATTAGTTCGTTTTTACGCATGGTACTTAACACGTTACTTACTGTCTGCCTTGAAGTATTTGTGAGATTTGCGATATCCTTATGAGTTAATAAATTTTTTGCGACTAATACTCCATTTTCATTTTCTTCACCAAACTCGTTTAGATAATCGATTATAAATTCTTTAATGCGTGTATTACTATCTTTATATAATAAATCGTGAAGCCTTCGTTCTAATTTTTTTATTCGTGTTCCATAGATTTTGAGAACACCATTTTTTAAAGATTTATGTTTTTCCATAATCCGTTCCATACGATCAGACTCTATAAAACAAACAATACAATCTTCTAAAGCAATGGCTTGCTCTTGAGCAGCAGCTTCTTTATCATAAAGTGAGAGTTCTCCAAAAATATGTCCTTTTTTTACAATATATTTTACATTTTGGCTTACAGTATCAACAATTTTAACAGAACCTTTTTTAAGAAAGAAAATGCTTTTTTCATCTTTATTGAGCAGGTGTATTGTTTTACCTTTTTCAATATTATCCATTTCTAAAATTTCGCACATACGCATCATAGTTAACCTTCCTAATTTATTAAAAAGATTGAAACCTTCTAAAAACCAATACTTCGTGAATGTGTTCAAAATATAAATTGTATTAAAGGGTTACTCAAAAATATAGAATTCGGATGATAAAAAATATTGAAAAAAAGCCAATACTTACTCTACACGACAATATGATGTATATAAACCTATATTTTTAAACGAATTCCAGTTTTTAAAAACAAACTAGATTCGTTATTTATAGTAAAAAGATTATCTCTATTATTTGTCCTTAATCTTATATTATTAGTAAATGTATATGCAGCTTGCGCAAAAAATTCAAGATGATTTATGATATGATACTCATACTGAAGCCCACCTAAAATAGTAGAAACATTAAGTATTCTTGCTATATCGTTTTGTCCGTCAATAGAAATGCCGTTTTGCAAATTTGCCGTAAACCCATCTAATTCTGTCGAGAGTTTAAATCGATGTTTTGAAGATAAATGGTATTGTAAATTGGTTTTTGGAATCCCTAAATTATAAGACCACTTTTTATGAAACTTTTTGTAATAACTTATAAATGGTAAAGGGAAAAAGTAACCTCTATTTTGTGAGTAAGTAACTCCTAAAATTAATCGATCTTTTTTATCGTTTTCAAATTCACGTTCTCTTATAAATACAACATCAGCAGAAATCACTAGATCTTCAAAAGACAAATTATTAGCGGTTAAATTTGTACTAAAACCTGGTTTAACTCTAACACCAAGTCTCCAATTATTTTTTAAAGGTTTTGTATAGCCTAAAGTAAGATCTAATGATTGAAAATCGTTAATTAATTCTTTGTCAAAAGAAGGATTCTCACGATTTATAATTAATTGAACATTACTATAATCTAAGCCTAATAAAAGATATTCTCCTTCTTTTTTTAATTTAATAGGAACATTAAATAAACCTCTTGATTTTGTATATTCTACTTTGGAGTTGTTTTCTGGGATAATAGTGAAATCTAATCGAGCTAAATCACTTAATTGTGCATTACTAGTAGTAAAAAGCATTAAAAACAAAAGTGTTACTGTAACCTTGTTCAATATAAACGAGAATTTAATGCCTTGATGATTTTTTAAAGTTTTCAGATATATGTGTTTTATAAAGTTTCTAAATTTAGAAATATTATTCATAATATGTTTTCATTTAACATTTAAAAAGCAATTCCTAAGAGAAAATTAAAATAACTTCTTATGTTCTCTTCAAATATTATAGTAATATAAACTATAGAAAAAGCACTTGTTGCTGCTTAAATCATTTTAAATTAGTTGATTAGATCGCCTGAAACACTATTTTTAATCATGTTTACTATAATTAAACTTAATTATAATCATAAAATAATTTCCAAAGTAATACGAAAAACAGTGTAATAACATCATGAACAAAAGAGTATCTTTGTCGCCAAATAAGATAAAATGCATAAAGCAGGCTTTGTAAATATTATAGGAAACCCTAATGTAGGGAAATCTACATTAATGAATGCGTTTATTGGTGAAAAATTATCAATAATTACATCTAAAGCGCAGACGACGCGCCATCGTATCTTAGGAATTGTTAATGGGGATGATTTTCAAGTTATTTTATCTGATACTCCAGGAATTATTAAACCAGCTTATGAATTACAAGAATCGATGATGGATTTTGTAAAATCTGCTTTTGATGATGCTGATGTATTGGTCTATATGGTTGAGATTGGAGAAAAAGAATTAAAAGATGAAGCTTTTTTTAATAAAATTAAAAATGCTAAAATCCCAGTCTTATTATTGTTAAATAAAATTGATAATTCTAATCAAGAGCAGTTAGAAGAACAATCACAATTATGGCAAGAAAAAGTTCCTAACGCAGAATTTTTTCCAATATCTGCTTTAGAAGGATTTCAGATAAAAGAAGTGTTTAATCGTATTATAGAGCTATTACCAGAATCACCACCTTTTTATCCTAAAGATCAACTTACTGATAAACCGGAACGTTTTTTTGTTAACGAAACTATTAGAGAAAAAATACTGTTGTATTACAAAAAAGAAATTCCTTATGCTGTTGAAATTGATACGGAAGAATTTTTTGAAGAAGAAGATATTATTCGAATGCGTTCAGTAATTATGGTTGAGAGAGAAACTCAAAAAGGAATTATAATTGGACATAAAGGAAGTGCCTTAAAACGTGTTGGTATTGAAGCTAGAAAAGATTTAGAGAAATTCTTTGGAAAGCAAGTGCATTTAGAGTTATATGTAAAAGTTAATAAAAACTGGCGATCAAATTCTAAACAGCTAAAACGTTTTGGATATAATCAATAACTTCTTTAGAGCACAAAACTAACAAACCGATATACAATAACTATAAACTAAATACTTAATAGTATCTTTGCAGCCGCTTACAGGATATGTAATGCAAATTAAATCTTAAGATATGAGTAATATAGTTGCCATTGTAGGACGCCCAAATGTTGGTAAGTCTACTTTTTTTAATCGCCTTATACAACGTAGAGAAGCTATAGTTGATGCTGTAAGTGGTGTTACTAGAGATCGTCATTATGGTAAAAGTGATTGGAATGGTAGAGAATTTTCTCTTATTGATACTGGAGGTTATGTGGTTGGTAGTGATGATATTTTTGAAGCTGAAATCGATAAACAAGTTGAATTGGCTATTGATGAGGCAGATGCCATTATTTTTATGGTTAATGTTGAGGATGGAGTTACAGGGATGGATGAAGATGTAGCTAATTTACTTCGAAAAGTAAATAAACCTGTTTTTTTAGTTGTAAATAAAGTAGATAACGGACAACGAGCTCAAGATGCTGTAGAGTTTTACGCCCTGGGATTAGGTGAATATTATACAATTGCGAGTATAAATGGTAGTGGTACTGGTGATTTATTAGATGCTATTGTAGAAGCACTACCAGAAAAAGAAGAAGTAGTTCAAGAAGAATTGCCTCGTTTTGCTGTAGTTGGTCGTCCTAATGCAGGAAAATCATCATTTATAAATGCGTTAATAGGAGAGGACAGATATATTGTTACAGATATTGCTGGTACTACAAGAGATTCGATTGATACAAAATATAATCGTTTTGGGTTTGAATTTAATTTGGTAGATACAGCAGGAATACGACGAAAAGCTAAAGTAAAAGAAGATTTAGAATTTTATTCTGTAATGCGCAGTGTTCGTGCTATTGAACATAGTGATGTGTGTTTATTAGTGGTAGATGCAACGAGAGGGTTTGATGGTCAAGTACAAAATATTTTTTGGTTAGCAGAACGTAATCGAAAAGGTGTTGTGATCTTAGTTAATAAATGGGATTTAGTAGAGAATAAAGGAAACAACACGATGAAAGAATTCGAAAAATATATCCGAAAACAGATAGAACCTTTTACAGATGTTCCTATTGTATTCATTTCTACTTTAACAAAACAGCGTATATTTAAAGCTATTGAAACAGCTGTAGATGTTTATAAAAACAGAACAAAACGTATTAAAACAAGTGTGTTAAATGATGTTTTATTACCAATAATAGAGAATTATCCTCCACCAGCAAATAAAGGTAAATTTGTTAAAATTAAATATATAATGCAATTACCAACACCACAACCGCAATTTGCATTTTTCTGTAATTTACCTCAATATGTAAAAGAACCTTATAAACGTTTTTTAGAAAATAAATTACGTGATCATTTTAATTTTAACGGAGTGCCTGTAAGTGTGTATATGCGTAAGAAGTAATTTATAAATTATTTTTAAAACTTTCTTTTAAGGGTTTTTTTTGTTTTTGGTGTCAATCTACTAAAGATTGCCTATATGATGAATAAAAACTATTTAAAAAAACGTTTAAAATATATTTTGTTGTATATATTTTGTTCAATTTTTTTCTTTGTTTCTTCACAAGATGATAATTTGAAAATAGATCAATTTGTAAATAGTTTTCATGAACTTTCAAACAGAAAAACCCCTAATCAAATATACCTTCAAACTAGTAAAGATATTTATGAAACAGGGGAGGATATGTGGTTTAAAGCCTATGTGTTAGACTCAAGATATTTTACCCCTTCAAACCTAGATAAAATATTATATACGCAATTATTAGAAGAAGATACCAATAAAATTGTTTGGCAAGAAAAATATGAAATAGAAAATGGGTTTACAAATGGCCATATTTATGTTAACGATTCTCTAACTTCTGGAAATTATTTGTTATCAGTATACACATCCCATTCATTCTATAAAAACACTAAAAAGTTTTATGATACACGTAGAATTATTATTAAGCGGAATATTGATTCTAAAATTATAGTAAAGAATAGTTTTAATAAAAAGAATTATAAAAAAGGAGATACACTTCAATTAAGTTTAGAAATATTATCAAAACAAGAAGATAATCTTTATAGAGCTAAAATAGATGCTGAATTATGGTCAAACGGAGAAGAAGTTAATCATGTAATAGAAAGATCAAATAAGAGAGGGAAAGCATTAGTTAATTTTATTCTAAAAAAAGAAATTGTCAACTCTAAGATCAAACTAAAAGTTGTACATAAAGATAAAGAAGAATATATAAATTTATTAATTCCATATAATGAAGATGAGAATATCCAGTTTGATGTTTTTCCTGAAGGAGGTAATTTAATTTCAGGACTAGAAAATAATTTAGCATTTAAAGCAGTTAATGAAAAAGGTTTGCCAATAGATGTTAAAGGGATACTCTATGAAAACAATAAACCGTTATTAGAACTAAATAGTGAACATTATGGAATGGGAGTATTTAATTTTACACCTAAGGTAGGACATTCTTATCATATTCAATTAAAAAACTATTCAAAAGATACGATTTATTCTCTACCTGATATAAAAGAAAAAGGTATACAAATACAATTAAAAGAAAGGAATAAAGATTATTTAATATTTGATATTTCTAATAATTTAGAAAAACCAATACAAAAAATATATACTCGAGTTCAAGTAAGAGGAGTCGTATATAATATTTCACCTATGCTGCTTAAAGAAAAATTAAGAGCTAAAATACCATTAAAAGATTTACCTCAAGGTATAGCTGAAGTTACCATATTTAATGAGAATCTCTTGCCAATTGCTGAAAGGTTGGTTTACGTAAATCAAGATAAAAAATTGAATATAGAAGTAACACCAAGAGAAGGGTTGTATGAAAAAAGAGAGAAAATTATTTTAAAGATAAAAGTGAAAGATGATAATGATAATCCTATTCAAGGAAATTTTGGATTAAGTGTTTTTGATAAAATTTATGAAGATGAGAATAATAAAATAAACATATTAACTTACAGTTATTTAAGAACTCAATTAAAAGGTAAAATATATAATCCATCTTTTTATTTTGATGAAAAAAATAAGAATAGAGAAAAGATGTTAGATTTATTAATGTTAACTCAAGGGTGGCGTGCTTATGTGTGGAGTGAAAGTCAATTAGAAGGATTAGATGATAGTATTGATGAGTACAAAAAAGTTGTTTTTAATAAATTAAAAGGAAAGATTATTATTAAAGGAAAAGAATATCAAGAAGAGCAATTTTCACTTTTAATTTATGATCCTGTAAATGAGAGTACATCTGATTTCATTTTTTTAAATGATAAAAATGAATTTCGATTAGAGAATCAACAACTAAAGGATGCTAAAGGAGGTTATGTTTACATAAAGCCGTTAAGCTCTAAAGCAGGATCGAATGATTACAATAAAAAATTTAAATATAAAGTGAAACTAGAATACCCTTTCCAAAATATTAATAAGAATATTAGTAATGCAGAAATATTATACCCGATATTGCAAATAAAAACAGATAAAAAAATAAAACTAAAGCCATTTAAAATAACATCAAATACATTAGTTAACGAAGAGGTTTTGCTAAAAGGAGATAATGAAATTTATAGGAATAAATATCTCGGAAAATTAGATAGTCTAGCTTCTGTTTCAACAGATTACGTCTGCAGATATAATATATTCAATTGTGTAAATCATCCTAAAGGAACGCGTGGAACTAGAAAAGCTGAAATAGGTGAAACATATCACCTTAATAACGGAGGGTTGGTGAAATATTCAGGGTCAAAATCAAAATTTACAGAAGAAGATCTTTTGAGAAAATTTAACCTTACTCAAGTAAAAGGATATTATAAAACTAGGGAATTTTATCAACCTAATTATGATAAAGAAAGCGATCCTTTTCCAGATTCTAGAAATACATTATTATGGAAGCCAGATATTATTACTGATGAGAAAGGTGAAGCTGTCGTTAGTTTTTTCTGTTCAGATGTTAATGCTAAATTTATTGGAAATATAGAGGGGATAGATAATAATGGATTATTAGGGTCTAAAAGCTTTGAATTTGTTGTAAAAAAATAGTGGATATGAAAAGTCAAGCTATGAAGTGTTTTACTGTAATTGTATTTTTATTTTCCCAAGCTTTTATCTTTTCTCAGGATTGTGAAATTCCTTTTGAAGAAGATGGGTGGATTATTTTAGAGGTTACTGTAAACGATAGCTCAGAAAAGTTGAGATTTGTTTTCGATACAGGATTTGGTTCACCTGCAATTGATAAATCTATAGCAGATAAGTTAGGAATTAAACCTAAATATATAATGCCCAACATGGGTGTAAGTGGAGCTGCAGTTTTTGGTGTAGCAAGCAAACAAAAAATTAATTTTGAAGATTTTTCTTTAAAACGTTTAGATTTTACAATTGCTGATTTATCTCATATAAAATTATCGCCAGATGATGAGCCTATTCAAGGTATATTAGGTTATAGCCTTATTTCTAAATTTGTAACACAAATAGATTTTAAATCAAGAAGTATAAAACTATATGAAAAAATTAAAGATATTAATGATTTAAATACCTATACTAAACATCATATAGGCTTTGATAGAACTTCACCTGTAATACCTGTGAAGTTTACTTTAGAAAGAGGTAAAGAGATTA is from Flavobacteriaceae bacterium and encodes:
- a CDS encoding glutamate synthase encodes the protein MKKPIAIVKISELENKKPVHALVNGLDLVVVKFDEDISVLYGRCLHRGALMSDGYIDGHNLICGVHGWDYRVDSGVSEYNNKEVLHKFSTKIEGNDLFVDEFEIDAYLENHPQPFNRDQYLGAYADTHPEDTEPYTNYIKELAQNGLKNIGHHGFSASMGVDRNTLPNWNDIQFLPAQLASRPLLDEEDVVTKVIIGPNAKKPLELDIPLFVSDMSFGALSREAKIALSKGAELAGTGICSGEGGMLPEEQSNNSKYFYELASAQFGFTWDKLDNVQAFHFKAGQGAKTGTGGHLPGSKVSAEIAQVRGLKEGETAISPAANPNFHTVQDFKDFADKVRERTGGIPIGFKIAASHIEKDIQFALDVGVDYIILDGRGGGTGSAPTILRDHINVPTIPALARARKYMDKVGATDVTLVITGGLRVAEDFAKAMMLGADAIAVSNSALQAIGCLGMRACGSNNCPVGIATQKESLRSRIIINESAKQLHNYFDATNNLIKVVARACGYDDISKFNHNDLSTFNTDMHKLTGINYAGI
- a CDS encoding GTPase Era, which produces MHKAGFVNIIGNPNVGKSTLMNAFIGEKLSIITSKAQTTRHRILGIVNGDDFQVILSDTPGIIKPAYELQESMMDFVKSAFDDADVLVYMVEIGEKELKDEAFFNKIKNAKIPVLLLLNKIDNSNQEQLEEQSQLWQEKVPNAEFFPISALEGFQIKEVFNRIIELLPESPPFYPKDQLTDKPERFFVNETIREKILLYYKKEIPYAVEIDTEEFFEEEDIIRMRSVIMVERETQKGIIIGHKGSALKRVGIEARKDLEKFFGKQVHLELYVKVNKNWRSNSKQLKRFGYNQ
- a CDS encoding ribosome biogenesis GTPase Der encodes the protein MSNIVAIVGRPNVGKSTFFNRLIQRREAIVDAVSGVTRDRHYGKSDWNGREFSLIDTGGYVVGSDDIFEAEIDKQVELAIDEADAIIFMVNVEDGVTGMDEDVANLLRKVNKPVFLVVNKVDNGQRAQDAVEFYALGLGEYYTIASINGSGTGDLLDAIVEALPEKEEVVQEELPRFAVVGRPNAGKSSFINALIGEDRYIVTDIAGTTRDSIDTKYNRFGFEFNLVDTAGIRRKAKVKEDLEFYSVMRSVRAIEHSDVCLLVVDATRGFDGQVQNIFWLAERNRKGVVILVNKWDLVENKGNNTMKEFEKYIRKQIEPFTDVPIVFISTLTKQRIFKAIETAVDVYKNRTKRIKTSVLNDVLLPIIENYPPPANKGKFVKIKYIMQLPTPQPQFAFFCNLPQYVKEPYKRFLENKLRDHFNFNGVPVSVYMRKK
- a CDS encoding Crp/Fnr family transcriptional regulator, which produces MNTFTKYWFLEGFNLFNKLGRLTMMRMCEILEMDNIEKGKTIHLLNKDEKSIFFLKKGSVKIVDTVSQNVKYIVKKGHIFGELSLYDKEAAAQEQAIALEDCIVCFIESDRMERIMEKHKSLKNGVLKIYGTRIKKLERRLHDLLYKDSNTRIKEFIIDYLNEFGEENENGVLVAKNLLTHKDIANLTNTSRQTVSNVLSTMRKNELIKYDVKHIIATKN